A genomic segment from Saprospiraceae bacterium encodes:
- a CDS encoding T9SS type A sorting domain-containing protein has translation MIPMFVYQCKSVLTKWFGVACLSLALFMPLVGQIIHLPSLGVRNLCDLELSISSLNQSCDGTEACLHIKGGTPPYNIRFSNDNGTNPSPTESLDVCFPNLQAGVYTVKVEDDEGCTAGLTLNIPAIDYFIPAELQHVTCAGGSDGAIDLNIEIDLAPLYFSWEGPDGFTANTEDIEGLTTGIYGVSISTTDNVCVGVGSWGIQEPDPIQIDVRIDQSACGQPDGCVYVSGGTAPYYIWVFDAVPDLYADAANGTITDWRNLDPANGFPYNPSSSDGPAFCATDVADGVYYVFVVDSHFCYAWKRVEIEGTPGFIREVDVRDITCGNTTGGAICFKIDGGTPPYATTISPSVTDEAIIGDNGCFDNLAAGAYWLRTVDANGCSLVKKYEVKRAGGLEAKLEVTSPPCSGQIDACLYVNGGEQPYRIFVWYWPNAPFVEPQISFATNGDALADGAPSTDDLNFGPTDNPNEYRRCVENVTPGYYVIVVVDANGCYDVIRTQLYSTGGLNLSTSVEEVRCYAGADGSIELKIDGGFPPYAIAFGPNDYRIIDDNHIIFNNLRAGTYQIKVEDRQGCSARTEVTIFQPDPITAEFEITSPPCSGQVDACLRVYGGTFPYNIWVWRWNNVIDVEPHVVFDDNGNPRIEGATPTNEMNFGPNTANVYRRCAEDIPPGTYLIVVVDANRCYKLIRFHIPASNGIELAYEVEPASCTGEDDGKIHLKINGGEAPYTLILWDGVSQLLDGNDITFAGLSAGVYPITVIDARQCTATVRIEVPGGEGLETVLDFDPYGSYACVEVLNGTAPYAYSWHNYSSNEVIGTDECVEELGAGAYWVAVEDEAGCTATDVLFIDEAICQGGVASVAPRAIRSGATTTFYLENYHGEAIQWQFRTRDTDWLNIPGATSATYQTPPMYAGSDRIVQIRAVVFCADGAVVYSSTAEFKIYGHIALTQLAVGLLQDHRLFDPALQYAAQKLLDRPEVKPQVQVFPTIATDVVNVQFPRVLHTSAHLWLSNANGKLIRQFRMGDQFGQMDVSALLSGVYFLKIEYNGAIEVQRIVVP, from the coding sequence ATGATTCCCATGTTTGTCTACCAATGCAAAAGTGTTTTAACTAAGTGGTTTGGTGTGGCCTGTTTGAGTTTGGCCCTTTTTATGCCTTTAGTAGGGCAAATTATCCACCTACCTTCATTAGGTGTACGCAACCTATGCGATTTAGAACTGAGTATTAGCTCCTTGAATCAATCCTGTGATGGAACAGAGGCCTGTTTGCACATCAAAGGAGGTACACCACCTTATAACATCCGATTTAGTAATGATAATGGTACTAATCCTTCACCTACCGAAAGCTTGGATGTATGTTTCCCTAATCTCCAAGCTGGCGTTTATACCGTTAAGGTGGAAGATGACGAAGGCTGTACGGCTGGTCTGACCCTGAATATTCCGGCTATTGATTATTTTATACCTGCCGAGTTGCAGCATGTTACTTGCGCTGGTGGAAGCGATGGCGCCATTGACTTGAATATTGAAATCGACCTGGCCCCACTATATTTTAGTTGGGAGGGACCAGATGGCTTTACGGCCAATACGGAAGATATTGAAGGTTTAACCACCGGGATTTATGGCGTATCCATTTCGACTACAGACAATGTTTGTGTAGGGGTAGGTAGTTGGGGCATTCAGGAACCCGACCCCATACAAATAGATGTTAGAATTGACCAATCAGCATGTGGCCAACCTGACGGATGTGTCTATGTATCAGGTGGTACAGCTCCTTATTATATCTGGGTCTTTGATGCAGTGCCTGATCTTTATGCAGATGCTGCTAATGGAACGATAACCGATTGGCGTAATTTGGATCCGGCTAATGGATTTCCCTACAACCCTTCGAGCTCGGATGGACCTGCTTTTTGTGCAACCGATGTTGCAGATGGGGTGTATTATGTTTTTGTGGTGGATAGCCATTTTTGTTATGCTTGGAAGCGGGTAGAAATTGAAGGGACCCCCGGATTTATCAGAGAAGTGGATGTACGTGATATAACCTGCGGAAATACGACAGGTGGAGCAATCTGTTTTAAAATAGATGGAGGAACACCGCCATATGCAACGACAATCTCTCCCTCCGTGACTGACGAAGCAATTATTGGTGATAATGGCTGTTTTGATAACCTTGCAGCAGGCGCCTATTGGTTGCGGACGGTTGACGCAAACGGCTGTTCATTGGTGAAAAAATATGAGGTGAAAAGAGCAGGAGGCCTTGAAGCGAAATTAGAAGTTACCAGCCCACCATGTAGTGGTCAGATAGATGCTTGTTTGTATGTTAATGGTGGCGAGCAACCTTATCGGATTTTTGTATGGTACTGGCCTAATGCACCTTTTGTAGAACCTCAAATTTCTTTTGCAACGAATGGAGATGCATTAGCTGATGGAGCACCTTCAACCGATGACCTAAATTTTGGCCCTACTGATAATCCGAATGAATATCGTCGTTGTGTAGAAAATGTTACCCCTGGGTATTATGTAATTGTAGTGGTGGATGCCAATGGTTGTTATGATGTCATTCGTACGCAATTATATTCGACCGGTGGACTAAACCTTAGCACTTCGGTTGAAGAGGTGCGTTGTTATGCAGGAGCTGATGGTAGCATTGAGTTGAAAATTGATGGCGGTTTTCCTCCCTATGCCATTGCCTTTGGCCCAAATGATTATCGGATTATTGATGATAACCATATCATCTTTAATAACCTTAGAGCAGGAACTTATCAAATAAAAGTCGAAGATCGACAAGGCTGCTCGGCCAGAACGGAGGTCACCATCTTTCAACCAGATCCTATCACCGCAGAATTTGAGATCACAAGTCCACCTTGCTCCGGACAAGTAGATGCTTGCCTTCGTGTGTATGGCGGAACTTTCCCCTATAATATCTGGGTTTGGCGCTGGAACAATGTCATAGATGTCGAACCCCATGTGGTTTTTGACGATAATGGCAATCCCCGCATTGAAGGTGCTACACCTACGAATGAGATGAATTTTGGCCCCAATACTGCCAATGTTTATCGTCGTTGTGCAGAAGATATTCCTCCCGGCACCTACTTGATCGTGGTGGTAGATGCCAATCGCTGTTATAAATTAATTCGCTTCCATATTCCTGCTTCGAACGGTATAGAATTGGCGTATGAAGTGGAGCCAGCCAGCTGCACTGGTGAGGATGATGGTAAAATTCACTTGAAAATAAATGGTGGTGAAGCTCCTTACACGCTTATCTTATGGGATGGGGTTAGCCAACTTTTAGATGGAAATGACATAACCTTTGCAGGACTGTCAGCAGGTGTTTATCCCATTACCGTGATCGACGCTCGACAATGTACGGCAACTGTTCGAATCGAAGTGCCCGGAGGAGAGGGTTTGGAGACGGTGCTCGACTTTGATCCATATGGTAGCTATGCTTGTGTGGAAGTGCTAAATGGTACCGCACCTTATGCCTACAGTTGGCATAATTATTCTTCCAATGAAGTCATAGGAACCGATGAATGTGTAGAAGAGCTGGGTGCCGGAGCCTATTGGGTAGCCGTGGAGGACGAGGCAGGCTGTACGGCTACTGATGTTTTATTTATTGATGAAGCAATTTGCCAGGGAGGGGTGGCTAGTGTTGCTCCTCGCGCCATTCGTTCCGGTGCCACGACTACCTTCTACTTGGAAAACTATCATGGCGAAGCCATCCAATGGCAATTCAGAACACGAGATACAGATTGGTTAAATATACCTGGCGCTACGTCAGCAACTTACCAAACACCACCTATGTATGCCGGGTCAGACCGCATAGTTCAAATCCGGGCGGTGGTTTTCTGCGCAGATGGAGCGGTCGTATATTCTAGTACTGCTGAATTCAAAATTTATGGTCACATTGCCCTAACCCAATTAGCGGTTGGCTTATTACAGGATCACCGCCTCTTTGATCCGGCCCTACAGTATGCTGCCCAAAAACTCCTAGATCGACCCGAAGTCAAACCGCAGGTCCAAGTTTTTCCAACGATTGCTACTGATGTTGTCAATGTCCAATTTCCCCGTGTTTTGCATACATCCGCACACCTTTGGCTTAGCAATGCCAATGGAAAACTAATCCGACAATTTAGGATGGGCGATCAATTTGGACAAATGGATGTAAGTGCTTTACTTTCAGGCGTTTATTTCCTGAAAATAGAATACAATGGAGCGATAGAAGTGCAACGAATTGTAGTTCCTTAG